Proteins from a single region of Abyssalbus ytuae:
- a CDS encoding PepSY domain-containing protein encodes MVSRHTALKIRKLHRYLGIFTGVQFLLWTVSGLYFSWTNIDNIHGDHFKKTDYNPAAFNSLISPSQLKIKNGIHSVELRDIDHTPYYWINDEQLYNAFTGTPKNNITRKEAIAVARQHLVKNLKVKYVHLIQEAGKHHEYRNRSLPSYVISYENNNNLKAYVSAKDGKFQTIRHTNWRWFDFLWMTHTMDYEGRDNFNTTVLRTFSLLGLITVLSGFLLWSTSSPSIRKLLKRKNK; translated from the coding sequence ATGGTAAGCAGACACACAGCATTAAAAATAAGAAAACTACACCGGTACCTGGGAATATTTACGGGAGTACAGTTTCTATTATGGACTGTAAGTGGTTTATACTTTAGCTGGACTAATATTGATAATATTCATGGCGATCATTTTAAAAAAACTGATTATAACCCTGCAGCATTTAACAGCCTTATAAGCCCGTCACAATTAAAAATTAAAAACGGTATACATAGTGTAGAATTAAGGGATATTGACCATACTCCCTACTATTGGATCAATGATGAGCAATTATATAACGCTTTCACAGGAACTCCAAAAAATAATATAACCAGGAAAGAAGCAATAGCTGTAGCCCGTCAACATCTGGTTAAAAATTTAAAAGTAAAATATGTACATCTTATCCAGGAAGCAGGGAAACACCATGAATACAGGAACCGGTCTCTTCCATCTTATGTCATTTCCTATGAAAACAACAATAATCTAAAAGCTTATGTATCGGCAAAAGACGGAAAATTTCAAACCATAAGACATACAAATTGGAGATGGTTTGATTTTTTGTGGATGACTCATACAATGGACTATGAAGGCAGGGATAATTTTAACACCACGGTTCTGCGAACTTTTTCATTGTTAGGATTAATAACTGTATTAAGTGGTTTTTTATTATGGTCTACATCGTCACCATCAATTAGAAAATTATTAAAAAGAAAAAATAAATAA
- a CDS encoding TolC family protein, with the protein MKKIGIILLSILTCNLLFSQQLDLFIEEALRNNPELQKFELTYNIALEKVNEVNNFPNTEFSAGYFVSEPETRTGAQKAKASVRQMIPWFGSVKARENYAKSLANTEYEDFIIAKRRLISSVSRSYYNLYAFKEKQQVLSENISLLNTYEKIALTLVEVGKASAVDVLKLQLRQNELIKQKQLLEQDFMAEKTRFNKLLNRNASLAVEIADSLMLPVDDKILTIDSLKIHPELIKFDKLYESVEKAELLNQKEGNPMIGFGLDYITVEERPDMNFSENGKDIVMPMVSLSIPVFNNKYASKSKQNKLQQQALTAGKQSRLNDLETMLDQAIKNQTSARISYRIQEENIKKVKKAEEILLKNYETGTVNFNDILDIQELQLKIQINLIESLKNYYLQTIIINYLID; encoded by the coding sequence ATGAAAAAAATCGGCATCATACTTCTCAGCATATTAACCTGTAACTTGCTCTTTTCCCAGCAATTGGATTTATTTATAGAGGAAGCTCTAAGGAACAATCCTGAACTTCAAAAGTTTGAGTTGACATATAATATTGCCCTGGAAAAAGTAAACGAGGTTAATAATTTTCCTAATACCGAATTTAGTGCAGGATATTTTGTAAGTGAACCGGAAACAAGAACAGGAGCTCAAAAAGCAAAGGCTTCTGTGCGGCAAATGATACCCTGGTTTGGTTCTGTTAAAGCCCGGGAAAATTATGCTAAATCCCTGGCCAATACAGAATATGAAGATTTTATAATAGCCAAACGCCGATTAATCTCATCAGTTTCCCGGTCTTACTACAATCTTTACGCTTTTAAGGAAAAACAACAGGTACTCTCTGAAAATATAAGCTTATTAAATACTTATGAAAAAATTGCTTTAACATTAGTGGAAGTTGGAAAAGCTTCAGCGGTAGATGTTTTGAAATTACAGCTAAGACAAAATGAATTAATTAAACAAAAGCAATTGCTGGAACAGGATTTTATGGCAGAAAAAACCAGATTTAACAAACTGTTAAACAGAAATGCTTCTTTAGCAGTAGAAATTGCTGACTCCTTGATGCTTCCTGTAGATGACAAAATACTGACTATTGACAGTTTAAAAATCCATCCTGAGCTCATAAAATTCGACAAATTATATGAATCTGTTGAAAAAGCAGAACTTCTTAACCAAAAGGAAGGAAATCCCATGATAGGTTTTGGTTTGGATTATATTACTGTAGAAGAACGTCCGGATATGAATTTTTCCGAGAATGGTAAAGATATTGTAATGCCAATGGTCTCATTATCTATTCCTGTTTTCAACAATAAATATGCTTCTAAATCAAAGCAAAACAAATTACAGCAGCAGGCACTAACAGCCGGAAAACAAAGCCGGTTAAATGACCTGGAAACTATGCTGGATCAGGCGATAAAAAACCAGACTTCTGCCCGAATAAGTTACCGCATACAGGAAGAAAATATAAAAAAAGTAAAAAAGGCGGAGGAAATACTCCTGAAAAATTACGAAACCGGAACTGTGAATTTTAATGATATCCTTGACATTCAGGAATTACAGCTTAAAATTCAAATAAACCTTATAGAATCTTTAAAGAACTACTATTTACAAACCATCATTATAAATTATTTAATCGATTAG
- a CDS encoding efflux RND transporter periplasmic adaptor subunit: MKNNKILKYIILLGCGIFLGWLIFGTSHQQPQTHNHTETTGKTQLWTCSMHPQIMQPEPGDCPICGMDLIPAASDNEGLSPDQFRLSKNALALANIQTTVVGDRNIENEAIKLSGKISENEEANSVQVSYFSGRIENLFINFTGEEVKKGQLLATIYSPELVAAQQELITASSLKSNQPALYKAVRSKLKLWKLSENQINAIEISGKVKENLPVYATVTGTVTQKLVEQGDYVKQGQTLFKIANLNSVWANFDVYENQIDLFQKGQDIAITTRTYPNKVFNEKISFIDPVLNTGTRTLTLRAELNNKEGLLKPGMFIEGKIKINNNTSSQMLMIPSTAVLWTGKRSVVYIKTMPNEPVFEMREVLLGNKTGEQYEIIEGLNQGDEIVTHGTFTVDAAAQLQGKKSMMNKNEGETTVNHENHSQLNQKYFEINKRVAVPGEFQNQLKNVLDDYLKLKDALVNDNPEASVTNAKKIVESLNKVDMKLLTGSQTHNHWMMLEKEIRSLSTLIIHSQNIEAQRNHFNNLSLYTTNAVEVFGVKETVFSQFCPMANNNKGAYWLSTEKEIFNPYFGEAMLKCGEVVKEIH; encoded by the coding sequence ATGAAAAACAATAAAATTTTAAAATACATCATACTACTGGGGTGTGGCATTTTTTTAGGGTGGCTCATTTTTGGTACTTCACACCAACAACCACAAACGCATAATCATACAGAAACTACCGGTAAAACCCAGCTTTGGACCTGCTCCATGCATCCGCAAATTATGCAACCCGAACCGGGAGATTGTCCTATTTGCGGTATGGATTTAATTCCGGCAGCTTCAGACAATGAAGGTCTTTCTCCCGATCAATTCAGACTTTCGAAAAATGCCTTGGCACTGGCCAATATTCAAACTACTGTAGTGGGAGATCGTAATATTGAAAATGAAGCCATAAAACTATCAGGTAAAATTTCAGAAAATGAAGAAGCAAATTCGGTACAGGTAAGCTATTTTTCCGGAAGAATTGAAAACCTTTTTATCAATTTCACCGGCGAAGAAGTGAAAAAAGGGCAACTACTGGCTACTATTTATTCACCTGAACTGGTAGCTGCTCAACAAGAACTAATAACAGCATCTTCTCTAAAATCCAATCAGCCTGCCTTATACAAGGCCGTTCGTAGTAAATTAAAGTTGTGGAAACTTTCAGAAAATCAAATTAATGCTATAGAAATATCCGGTAAAGTTAAAGAAAACCTTCCTGTATATGCTACCGTAACAGGAACAGTCACTCAAAAACTAGTTGAACAGGGTGACTATGTAAAACAGGGACAAACTCTTTTTAAAATAGCTAATCTGAATTCAGTCTGGGCTAATTTTGATGTATACGAAAATCAAATCGATTTGTTTCAGAAAGGACAGGATATTGCCATCACTACCAGGACATATCCAAATAAAGTATTTAATGAAAAAATATCATTTATAGACCCTGTACTTAATACTGGCACGCGTACCTTAACTCTTAGAGCTGAATTAAACAACAAAGAAGGATTATTAAAGCCGGGGATGTTCATTGAAGGAAAAATTAAAATTAACAATAACACCTCCTCACAGATGTTAATGATTCCGTCAACTGCAGTTTTATGGACGGGTAAGCGGTCTGTTGTATATATAAAAACAATGCCGAATGAGCCTGTGTTTGAAATGAGAGAGGTGTTATTAGGCAACAAAACAGGAGAACAATATGAAATAATTGAAGGATTAAATCAAGGAGATGAAATCGTAACCCACGGAACATTCACAGTAGATGCTGCCGCGCAATTACAGGGGAAAAAATCGATGATGAATAAAAATGAAGGTGAAACAACCGTAAACCATGAAAATCATAGTCAATTAAACCAAAAATATTTTGAGATTAATAAAAGAGTTGCTGTCCCCGGTGAATTTCAAAATCAGTTAAAAAATGTTTTGGATGATTATTTAAAATTGAAAGATGCGTTAGTAAATGATAATCCGGAAGCATCCGTCACAAATGCAAAAAAGATAGTGGAAAGTTTAAATAAAGTTGACATGAAATTATTGACGGGCTCACAAACTCATAATCATTGGATGATGCTGGAAAAAGAGATCAGGTCTTTATCAACTTTAATTATTCATTCCCAAAATATAGAAGCCCAAAGAAATCATTTCAATAACCTGTCTTTATATACTACAAATGCCGTTGAAGTATTTGGAGTAAAAGAAACTGTATTCTCCCAGTTCTGTCCCATGGCAAATAATAACAAAGGGGCTTACTGGCTTAGCACTGAAAAAGAAATTTTCAACCCCTATTTTGGTGAAGCCATGTTAAAATGCGGAGAGGTTGTAAAAGAAATTCATTAA
- a CDS encoding efflux RND transporter permease subunit, which produces MLNRSIKFLIENKLVAILLLIILVGWGIINAPFNWEKGFLPDNPVAVDAIPDIGENQQIVFTKWEGRSPQDIEDQITYPLTTSLLGIPGVKTIRSSSMFGFSSIYIIFEEKVEFYWSRSRILEKLNSLPNGLLPEGVTPALGPDATALGQIFWYTLEGRDNNGNVTGGWDLHELRSVQDYYVKYALSSASGVAEVASIGGYVQEYQIDVNPEIMRQYNIGLNNIIKAIKESNRDVGAQTIEINKAEYLVRGLGYIKSVNDIENTVVASENFTPVKVKDLAKVTLGPATRRGILDKEGAEVVGGVVVARYGANPLEVINNVKKKISEIGKGLPRKTLDDGRTSQLTIVPFYDRTELIQETLQTLNEALSLEILITILVIIVMVFNLRASVLISGLLPVAVLMVFIAMKLFGVDANIVALSGIAIAIGTMVDVGVILSENIIRHLDENKEKLSINTVVYNATAEVSGAIVTAVMTTIISFIPVFTMIGAEGKLFRPLAFTKTFALTASIIVALFLIPPFAAFLFRKKSIRKNLKYILNGVLIILGIIAIIYGYWLGIILIAFVFTAILNLQNKITNKKAKLVNIIISVSAIVFLLAEYWRPLGVNKSIFLNLIFVGIICFGLLGVFSLFIKYYTHILKWCLDNKLLFLSVPTAIVIAGFFIMKNTGKEFMPSLNEGSFLLMPTSMPHSGVEENKRVLQQLDMAVANIPEIKTVVGKAGRTESALDPAPLSMYENIILYKPEYMLNEKGKRQRYKVNDDGEYILKNGMSLRAEQREAWQSLNAKEQLIPDSNGEFYRNWRPEIKSPDDIWIEIVKATKLPGVTSAPKLQPIETRLVMLQTGMRAPMGIKVKGKNLQQIESFGIKLEEILKQAEGVKKEAVFADRIVGKPYLLIDIDRNRTARYGVSVEEVQNVIKTAIGGMSLTQTVEGRERYGVRVRYPRELRENPHDLANIYVPVHNGQTVPLSELADIRYQQGPQVIKSEDTFLVGYVLFDKSDGYAEVNVIENAQQLIKDKIENGELKKPEGITYTFTGTYENQIRAEKTLSFIVPLALIIIFLILYFQFRSVSTSLMVFTGIAVAFAGGFIMIWLYGQEWFLNFNFLGENLRNLFQMHPINLSVAVWVGFIALFGIATDDGVVMATYLTQTFTKNRPMDKETIRNSVVEAGEKRIRPCLMTTATTLLALLPVLTSTGRGSDIMIPMAIPGFGGMLIALITLFVVPVLYSWKAELNLKKTEK; this is translated from the coding sequence ATGCTAAATAGAAGCATAAAATTTCTAATAGAAAATAAACTTGTAGCTATATTATTACTCATCATTTTGGTTGGATGGGGAATAATAAATGCTCCTTTTAATTGGGAGAAAGGGTTTTTGCCTGACAACCCGGTAGCAGTAGACGCTATTCCGGATATAGGTGAAAACCAACAAATTGTATTTACCAAATGGGAAGGTCGTTCACCCCAGGATATTGAAGATCAGATTACCTATCCGCTCACAACGTCTTTACTCGGCATTCCGGGAGTAAAAACCATACGTAGCTCTTCTATGTTCGGGTTTTCCAGCATTTATATAATTTTTGAAGAAAAAGTTGAATTTTACTGGAGCAGGAGCCGTATTTTAGAAAAACTTAATTCATTGCCCAACGGTCTTCTCCCCGAAGGTGTGACTCCTGCATTAGGGCCTGATGCTACAGCCTTAGGACAAATTTTCTGGTACACCCTGGAAGGAAGAGATAATAACGGTAATGTAACCGGAGGGTGGGATCTGCATGAATTAAGGTCTGTGCAGGATTATTATGTAAAATATGCTTTGTCTTCAGCCAGTGGTGTAGCGGAAGTTGCTTCTATCGGAGGGTATGTACAGGAATACCAGATTGATGTAAATCCTGAAATAATGAGGCAATACAATATCGGGTTAAATAATATCATAAAAGCTATAAAAGAAAGTAACCGTGATGTAGGCGCCCAGACCATTGAAATTAATAAAGCTGAATACCTTGTGAGAGGTTTAGGCTATATCAAATCTGTAAATGATATTGAAAACACGGTTGTGGCTTCGGAAAACTTTACTCCTGTAAAAGTTAAAGATCTGGCCAAAGTTACCTTAGGCCCTGCTACCAGGAGAGGAATTCTGGATAAAGAAGGGGCCGAAGTTGTGGGAGGTGTTGTTGTGGCAAGATATGGGGCAAATCCATTGGAAGTCATTAATAACGTAAAGAAAAAAATAAGCGAAATCGGGAAAGGTTTACCCCGTAAAACTTTAGATGATGGAAGAACATCACAATTAACCATTGTCCCTTTTTATGACAGGACTGAACTCATACAGGAAACCTTACAGACACTAAACGAAGCTCTTTCACTTGAAATACTTATAACCATCCTGGTAATTATAGTTATGGTGTTCAATTTACGTGCTTCTGTTTTAATTTCAGGTTTATTGCCGGTTGCCGTATTAATGGTATTTATAGCAATGAAGCTCTTTGGTGTCGATGCAAATATTGTCGCTCTGTCAGGTATTGCAATTGCTATTGGCACGATGGTAGATGTGGGTGTGATACTCTCAGAAAATATCATTAGACATCTCGATGAAAATAAAGAAAAACTATCCATAAATACAGTGGTTTACAATGCCACAGCAGAAGTATCAGGTGCAATTGTAACAGCAGTAATGACAACCATTATCAGTTTCATTCCTGTATTTACAATGATAGGTGCCGAAGGTAAACTATTCCGCCCTTTAGCCTTCACAAAAACCTTTGCATTAACAGCTTCCATTATTGTGGCACTATTTTTAATTCCACCGTTTGCTGCCTTTTTATTCAGAAAAAAAAGCATCCGAAAAAATCTTAAATACATTTTAAATGGTGTTTTAATTATATTGGGCATTATTGCAATAATTTATGGGTACTGGTTAGGGATAATACTGATAGCATTTGTTTTTACGGCAATTTTAAATCTTCAAAATAAGATTACAAATAAAAAAGCAAAACTGGTAAACATTATTATATCAGTTTCAGCTATTGTGTTCTTGTTGGCAGAATATTGGAGACCATTAGGGGTAAACAAAAGTATCTTTTTAAACCTCATTTTTGTTGGTATAATTTGTTTTGGTTTATTAGGTGTTTTCTCATTGTTCATTAAATACTACACACATATTTTAAAGTGGTGTTTAGATAATAAACTGTTATTTCTGTCTGTTCCAACAGCAATTGTAATAGCAGGGTTTTTCATTATGAAAAACACAGGTAAAGAGTTTATGCCATCTTTAAACGAAGGTTCCTTCCTGTTAATGCCAACCTCAATGCCACATTCTGGTGTAGAAGAAAACAAACGTGTATTACAACAACTGGATATGGCAGTTGCCAACATTCCTGAAATCAAAACAGTGGTTGGAAAAGCAGGGAGAACAGAGTCTGCCTTAGATCCTGCACCACTCTCAATGTACGAAAATATTATTTTGTACAAACCGGAATATATGTTGAATGAAAAAGGGAAACGTCAACGTTATAAAGTAAATGATGATGGTGAATACATATTGAAAAACGGAATGTCATTGCGAGCAGAACAACGTGAAGCGTGGCAATCTTTAAATGCAAAAGAACAACTTATTCCTGATAGTAATGGTGAGTTTTACCGGAACTGGCGGCCGGAGATTAAATCACCCGACGATATTTGGATCGAAATTGTAAAAGCTACCAAATTACCGGGGGTTACTTCTGCTCCCAAACTGCAGCCTATCGAAACACGCCTGGTAATGTTACAAACAGGGATGCGGGCACCCATGGGAATAAAAGTTAAAGGAAAAAATCTACAACAAATTGAATCTTTTGGAATTAAACTGGAAGAAATTTTAAAACAAGCGGAAGGAGTAAAAAAAGAAGCGGTTTTTGCCGATAGAATAGTAGGAAAACCCTACTTGCTTATTGATATTGACAGGAACAGGACCGCCAGGTATGGAGTATCTGTTGAGGAGGTTCAAAATGTGATAAAAACTGCCATAGGCGGTATGTCCCTGACTCAGACTGTAGAAGGAAGAGAGCGATACGGCGTTCGGGTAAGATATCCCAGGGAGCTAAGAGAAAACCCACATGATTTGGCAAATATCTATGTGCCTGTACACAATGGTCAGACGGTTCCTTTAAGTGAACTGGCAGACATTCGTTACCAACAAGGGCCACAGGTTATAAAAAGTGAAGATACTTTTCTGGTAGGATATGTCCTTTTTGATAAATCAGACGGATATGCTGAGGTAAATGTAATAGAAAATGCCCAACAATTAATTAAAGATAAAATTGAAAACGGAGAGTTGAAAAAGCCCGAAGGTATAACCTATACTTTTACCGGAACTTACGAAAACCAGATCAGGGCTGAGAAAACCCTCTCTTTTATAGTGCCTCTGGCTTTAATTATCATCTTTTTAATACTTTACTTTCAATTCCGTTCGGTTTCCACCTCATTGATGGTTTTTACAGGAATAGCAGTGGCTTTTGCCGGTGGTTTTATTATGATCTGGCTTTACGGGCAGGAGTGGTTTTTAAATTTTAATTTCCTTGGAGAAAACCTTCGCAATCTGTTCCAAATGCATCCCATCAACTTAAGTGTGGCTGTATGGGTTGGTTTTATAGCACTCTTCGGAATTGCTACGGATGACGGAGTGGTAATGGCTACTTATCTTACCCAAACTTTTACCAAAAACCGGCCTATGGATAAAGAAACCATAAGAAACTCGGTTGTTGAAGCAGGGGAAAAAAGGATCAGGCCCTGTTTGATGACCACCGCTACTACCCTTCTGGCCCTTTTGCCGGTATTAACTTCTACCGGACGCGGCAGTGATATTATGATTCCCATGGCAATTCCGGGCTTTGGAGGTATGCTTATAGCTTTAATTACATTGTTTGTAGTACCGGTTCTATACAGTTGGAAAGCCGAACTTAACCTTAAAAAAACAGAAAAATGA
- a CDS encoding heavy-metal-associated domain-containing protein, whose product MKKVILSMAAIAAIGLTNCKNETKKETDSFEKTEEVKEVALSEASFGVRGNCSMCKNTIEKAANSVEGVNNANWDVNKKKIEVSFDKNKTSLMAIHEAIAASGYDTEKLSGNEEAYKNLPACCQYDHSMEMNQSGETEPGENHSGHNH is encoded by the coding sequence ATGAAAAAAGTAATTTTAAGTATGGCTGCTATCGCAGCTATCGGGTTAACAAACTGTAAGAACGAAACTAAGAAAGAAACAGATTCTTTTGAAAAAACCGAAGAAGTAAAGGAAGTTGCTTTATCCGAAGCAAGTTTTGGCGTGAGAGGGAATTGCAGTATGTGTAAAAACACTATTGAAAAAGCTGCCAATAGCGTGGAGGGTGTAAACAATGCCAATTGGGATGTAAATAAAAAGAAAATTGAAGTGTCATTTGACAAAAACAAAACTTCGCTCATGGCCATACATGAAGCCATTGCCGCTTCCGGATATGACACCGAAAAACTGTCAGGCAATGAAGAAGCCTACAAAAATTTACCTGCTTGTTGTCAATATGACCATTCAATGGAAATGAACCAATCCGGTGAAACAGAACCAGGTGAAAATCATTCCGGACACAATCACTAG
- a CDS encoding NUDIX hydrolase — translation MLNNYSTEDKVLLAVDCIIFGFDEESLKILLIKRDFEPEKGKWSLIGGFLKKEETLDIAAIRILNHLTGFQDIYMEQLYTFSKVDRDPVERTISTAYYALINIAEHDKELIQKYSAKWFDIAEAPKLIFDHDEMLDKATKRLRYRASTKPIGFELLPQKFTMRQLQKLYEAILAEKLDKRNFINKINSFDILIKLDEKDMKSSRKGSFLYKFDQEKYEEKVSEGFNFKV, via the coding sequence ATGTTAAACAACTATAGCACTGAAGACAAAGTTTTACTGGCAGTCGATTGTATTATTTTTGGTTTTGACGAAGAAAGCTTAAAAATTTTGCTTATTAAAAGGGACTTCGAACCCGAAAAAGGGAAATGGTCACTAATAGGTGGTTTTTTGAAAAAGGAAGAAACCTTGGATATTGCTGCCATCAGGATCCTTAATCATTTAACAGGCTTTCAGGATATTTATATGGAGCAGTTATACACCTTTAGTAAAGTAGACAGGGACCCGGTGGAAAGAACTATTTCAACTGCTTATTATGCCCTGATCAATATTGCAGAACATGATAAAGAATTAATTCAAAAATATTCGGCCAAATGGTTTGATATTGCAGAGGCTCCGAAACTGATCTTCGACCATGATGAAATGCTCGATAAAGCCACAAAAAGACTCCGGTACCGCGCATCTACAAAACCCATTGGGTTTGAACTTTTACCTCAAAAATTTACCATGCGGCAGCTGCAAAAACTATATGAAGCCATCCTGGCGGAAAAACTGGACAAAAGAAATTTTATCAACAAGATTAACTCTTTTGACATCCTTATCAAACTGGACGAAAAAGATATGAAGTCTTCAAGAAAGGGGTCTTTTCTTTACAAATTCGATCAGGAAAAATATGAAGAAAAAGTTTCAGAAGGTTTTAATTTTAAGGTTTAA
- a CDS encoding DUF433 domain-containing protein: protein MNLKSALDKYITVSPDILGGTPVFKNTRVPIKILFDYLQGGDSIKEFLDNYPTVKQSFAKKVLELIALYLIEIETNNETAA, encoded by the coding sequence ATGAACTTAAAATCTGCCTTAGATAAATATATCACTGTTTCTCCAGATATACTCGGAGGAACTCCTGTGTTCAAAAACACCCGGGTTCCTATTAAAATCCTTTTTGATTATTTACAAGGTGGCGATAGTATTAAAGAGTTTTTGGATAATTATCCAACCGTAAAGCAGTCTTTTGCTAAAAAAGTATTAGAGCTAATTGCTTTATACCTTATTGAAATTGAGACTAATAATGAGACTGCTGCTTGA
- a CDS encoding DUF305 domain-containing protein translates to MENSNHNSSKGNYRTFFIMLVCSFVAMYITMYLNTYKTDHVYFSLTRFYMTCLGISTMAVIMWFFMRKMYNDKKKNIAILLGSLILFVSALGLVRAQKPIIGDILWMKAMIPHHSIAILTSERANIQDPEVKKLAEDIIKAQKKEIEEMKAMIKRLENEKQ, encoded by the coding sequence ATGGAAAATTCAAATCACAATTCAAGCAAAGGAAATTACAGAACATTCTTCATAATGTTGGTGTGTTCATTTGTAGCAATGTACATCACTATGTACTTAAACACCTATAAAACAGATCACGTGTATTTTAGCCTTACACGTTTTTATATGACCTGTTTAGGTATTTCAACAATGGCAGTTATAATGTGGTTTTTTATGCGAAAAATGTACAATGATAAAAAGAAGAACATAGCAATTTTATTAGGTAGCTTAATACTTTTTGTAAGTGCATTAGGGCTAGTAAGAGCACAAAAACCAATAATTGGCGATATACTTTGGATGAAAGCAATGATCCCACACCATTCCATTGCCATTTTAACCAGTGAGCGTGCAAATATTCAAGATCCGGAGGTTAAAAAATTAGCAGAAGATATCATCAAAGCACAAAAAAAAGAAATTGAAGAAATGAAAGCAATGATAAAACGATTGGAAAATGAAAAACAATAA
- a CDS encoding HYC_CC_PP family protein, producing MKKLLLKISAVLMTLVILSSTMSFTINRHYCGDILVDTAIFKEAKSCGMEMKTSMNASKECSVTKKSCCSDEQLVIQGQDELKTSVESFSVSNQLFLASFVYSYTSLFEESKESTTSYNDYTPPLVVRSIYKLDETYLI from the coding sequence ATGAAGAAGTTACTACTTAAAATATCAGCTGTTTTAATGACACTTGTGATTTTATCATCCACAATGTCATTTACTATCAACCGGCATTATTGCGGAGATATTTTAGTGGATACTGCCATTTTCAAAGAAGCCAAATCCTGCGGAATGGAAATGAAAACTTCCATGAATGCTTCAAAGGAATGCTCTGTTACCAAAAAAAGTTGTTGCAGTGATGAACAACTCGTTATACAAGGGCAGGACGAATTAAAAACTTCGGTAGAGTCTTTCTCTGTCAGCAATCAGCTTTTTCTTGCTTCATTTGTATATTCTTACACAAGTCTTTTTGAAGAATCAAAAGAAAGTACTACTTCTTATAATGATTACACTCCTCCTTTGGTCGTCAGGAGTATATACAAGCTTGACGAAACTTATTTAATTTGA